The Labrus bergylta chromosome 14, fLabBer1.1, whole genome shotgun sequence region TAAATATAATTGTTCTATAACTTTACACATCAACTCCTTAGATCACTTTCTTGTGAATGTTTAAACTACAAGTGTGTCTATGACTGTTCTTTGTGGCAATACATGTCTGAAACTTGTAAttataaagtcatttaaaataattgagaGAAGTTGAAAGGGAAGGGGAGGGAAGTAAAAGtatgttactatggtaactttACATGTAAACaattctcttttgtttttttaaacatttatttagctAATTATAACAACGCTGGCTTAAGTGTTTTGTCACTTATTTATATCACATACTGCAGCGTACAAGTTGGCTATCTGTTGCAGCTAGATGCTCGCTACAAAGCTGTGATAAAGTGACATTATCGTGAGTCAACTATACGTGCCTATGTACCCTAAAATAACAGAGCAACACACATGACACATAGTGGATAACTATCATTTCTTTCGCATTAGTggttgggggggcggggggggaaaGGTCCCACGAACTCACTGTGTTGTGAAACATCAACTAGCCGCAATGTGGTGAGCTAACTCGTGCAAGAATTTACCATTAGATTCTAGCAAGCCCTTCATTGATGCCAAGCTAAACACACTGGCTAGTAAGCTAACGTAGCTACGTAGCATGCAAGCTAAATGTCATTTCAATTCAACAACTCACATTGGCTCCAGGAGTTTTGCCAGCCACGACTTCAAGGCGTCAACATTCTCTATGATCATCGTGAGGAAACCCAAAAATAACTGTCTATAAGATGAAAGTGCGTTTAGATAACCCTACTTTCATCGTCTATAGATTTAAAAGCTTTAAggccttctgtctctctcttcactgGCAGGTCGGACAAAGTGTTTTACGGCATGGCAACACTGGTGGAGCTGTCGTAACGCAAGCCAGTAGTAGACTTGTGTTATAACCATACAGTGTCGGTATTAAAACGATGTTTGTAACTGTATATCTGTGGGGCCTGTAGTTCTGTAATAATATTTAGAGAATGAAAATCAACACCTGACGCGTAAATatcctatttaaaaaaaaatatatctaacAGTACGACGCCTGAAAAATAATTggactacatttcccagaacTCCAAGCTGTGTGTCATCAGCCAGGTACCGGCGTGGGTCTCCCTTGTCACACTGGAAACTACTTCTACTATTGCTTCTGTCTTTATTAAAGGATAGCTAACAGCCCGGGGAATTGGGTCAAAATGACGGTAGGGCCAATTATCTTATTAACATGTCTTTGAAGTATTCGATAATTGTTTACAGACAGCGAAAACGTTTTGTCTCTTACATTAACTTACATTAGCTATTAGCTAAGCAAGCTAACACAAGCTAGTTGTCGAGACAGCTGCAGAAATCCACTTGAAAGAAATCAGACTTGGCTGGTGCCGAGAAAGAAtacagatacttttttttttaaatagtttataTTTTGTATCATAGTCCTGGCTATTTTATAATTAAACTAATTGCGTGTTATGCTATGTTGttgtactatttttttttttcatatctaatgaacttacatttttattcttgaaGGAACGAAAAGGAACAGCGAAGTTGGACTTCTTAAGAAAGATTGAGCAAGAGATCCAGGAGAAATGGGAAAAGGAGAAGGCATTTGAGATAGATGCACCGACTACAGTTGGGGAAAGCACAAAGTGAGTATATGAAGAGATTTATAACTTTCTCAGGTATGTCAATAGTTGTTTCTGTGCTCCTAACACCTGTTTGTTTTGCAACCACaaacccataaaaaaaaaacaagttcagcAACTGTGGAGGGAGCTCTGAACCTAAGTTGTGTGATACAGATGATGACACAACTTATGCatataatacattttcattcagCTCCTTGTTTTCCTTTCAGCAAGAACAAGTACTTTGTCACATTCCCCTACCCATACATGAATGGCCGATTGCACCTGGGCCACACGTTCAGTCTGTCAAAGTGTGAGGTAAGTTCTTCTACTAAAGCAGTCAGAGATGAACCTTGAGTCATTTTTCAAGTCTTCGCTGATGATAGTTGTCTAAAtgttacttctttttttttttctatgtagTTTGGTGTTGGATACCAGTCCCTGAAAGGAAAGAAATGCCTCTTCCCTTTTGGGCTTCACTGCACAGGAATGCCAATCAAagtaagtattgtttttttttccgtcaGTCACATTGTGTAAACAGAATTAATGACACCAAGAAGTTGAAAGTAAATTAAGATGTGATCATTTTTGTATGCATTGTTACAAAAAATCGTGtagattattttttatgtgttgGCATACTTCAAACACCTTGATCTTAACAAATATAACAATTGCAGaactttttaattaaacagaTATTGTATTCATCTATCAGTACTGCTTTTTGATTAATATTCTACTCTTATCAAAACAAAGCTTCATCAGCTCCCTCACACGCACTGCAACATTTTgcctttcttcctttctgttcATTGGCATATTGTGTGCTTTAGGCCTGTGCAGACAAactgaagagagagatggagctgTACGGAAACCCTCCACAGTTTCCGGAcgaggatgaagaagagaaagagaagccACAGACTTTTTCTGATGAAATCATCATCAAGGACAAAGCAAAGGGAAAGAAGGTCAGTATGGGGATGGATACTCCACTGAGTGATGGTCTTTCATCAACTTGAGTTTTAAACATACACGAGGGATGTTTGATTTACATCTACATTATCCACTCGCTTTTTAAAATCTCTCTCTTAGAGTAAAGCTGTCGCAAAATCGGGATCCTCCACTTTCCAGTGGGACATTATGAGATCTTTGGGCCTTAATGACAAGGAGATTTCCAAGTTCGCTCATGCTGAACACTGGCTCGAGTACTTCCCTCCTCTGGCCATCAAAGACCTCAAACAGATGGGCGTCAAGGTAACTAATGAAATTAATACAGCCCAAGCATAAACCTGTCATTGTTGAGCTTGTATTCATTTGTGTCTCTGACCTTTTAGTTCAGTGAAATATAATAAATACATCTATGCTTTAAATTTACATCACTTTAAAGAGTGCAGTAATATGAACTCATTAGCCTTTTTTATCATAATGTAATGGTCCCAACTACTTGAAAGTCTGTTTCAGGGTTATAAACTTGTCATAAACGGTCTTCATCTTGCTGTCATGTTTCTTTAGGTGGACTGGAGGCGTTCATTCATCACCACGGATGTTAACCCGTTTTATGACTCTTTCGTCAGGTGGCAGTTTGTCAcactgaaggagagaaaaaagatcaAGTTTGGCAAAAGGTGAGAtggttaaaatgtatttatgtaacttgtgtgctttttttttttagcatgtgtGAAAGAAAGAAGTGCCCCAAATTAAATAATATGTTAATGTATTGAACATAAGTAAAGCTGCAAAGGAATTGACTTGAATGAAAAATTTAAGAAGTCGGCAGAATTATGACATTTACATCTGCATTTTAGACTCAGGGAGATTGACATGATGATGAGGCAATACTTAGAATGTAATGTGTCTCACCCCAACTCCTTTGCAGGTACACCATCTACTCCCCCAAGGACGGACAGCCATGCATGGACCATGACAGGCAAACAGGAGAGGTACAATTACCCAATGTCATCATGTATCGATTGTGAAAAGCAAAATTAGGATTGTGTTCTCATAATTAAGCCACAATTTTCAGTCACGGATGACTTATTGTCCTGCATATAAACAAAACCTCACATTGACAACACTTGTGAGTGGGATAACTTGCGAAATTATTTAATGTAAAATCTTTCTATTTTGAAAAAAACTCCAGTTATGTATTTTTGAGAAGTCCGTTTTATAGATGTACGAGCACAAAATCAGTCCATCTCAGGAAACCTACGAAATCTTTCAAGTCTAAGAGCTGATTTTAGTCTCTTTCTTCTAACTTACATTTGTACTTCATCTGCAGGGAGTCGGACCTCAGGAGTACACGCTTATCAAGATGAAAATGGTTGAACCGTACACCGCAAAATTCAAGTCCAAAGTCTTTTACAGCAGGTAACAGGTGGAAAACACTGACTCTGATACTCTgatccaccttttttttttaattcactaaATATTAGTTTTGCATGCATGGACTGTAAACAAGGTACCAGCAATGCTAATGCTATCATTTTCACAGTGGCATGAAGGGCAAAAACATCTTCCTGGTGGCTGCTACAATGAGACCAGAGACTATGTTCGGTCAGACCAACTGCTGGGTGAGGCCCGACATGAAGTATATCGCCTTCGAGACGACCAGTGGAGACATCTTCATCTGTACCAGTAGGTCTGCCAGGAACATGTCGTACCAGGGCTTCACCAAAGAGAACGGAGTGGTTCCAGTGGTCATGGAAATACTGGGACAGGTACagagtttgtttcttttgcttttaGCTGCAAAAACATCCCAattaaatgttttggttttatatAAATGTGGCTCAAGGTTGCTGTAACATCAGCCATTGAGAATTTGAATTAAGCAGATTAGCAGTGTGAACATGTGTTGACCCCTGCTCTACATTTTTGTCTCCTTCTAGGACATCCTCGGCTGTGCCCTTAGTGCTCCCTTGACCTCCTATAAGATCATTTATGCTCTGCCCATGCTCACCATCAAGGAGGACAAAGGTAAGTCAGAAAGTCggagaaagctgcagagagaaaagttTATTTAGAGgtcgtgttttttttgtttttttttaagggtttctCTAAAGGCAGATATTTGTCACGCTGTTTTTAAACGTGTTTTTCTTTACCAGCATTGCTCACGGCAGTCAGAATACCTTTGAGTGGGGGCACtaaactctcttttattttattcttgaGTTTGAGTGAAAAGTAGCTACTTGAAATgcatccatttttaaaaaagatatcTTTCTGTGTTTCAAATCAAGATAATTTATTCCTGCTCTTGTTGCTTTAGGTATTACCCCCAGCCAGAAATCTGCACTAAGCCTTATCCCTCATTCTTCCTCGTCTTAGATATGCATGGAGGGTTTATGGAGAAATAGTGGGGAGTCTCAAATTAGCCAAGGTCAAAATAGAATTTAGAAACATTCTGTTTTTTGATGTCAAAGGATGGAAGTAATGGCTGCTCTTTCGCCCTTTGGGAGATCATTTGTAAACATATAAAAGAGATGTTATAGCTCTCAGTGTGTTGCTGCTCTTAAAACTCTTCACGATCTGTTATTATAGACACTTTTGCTTGAGGTGTtcagtttttgtctctgttgtcATCTGCCTGGTTATGACTTTTTTGTAAGTAGGGCTGCCTCAATAAGAATTCAAAATCGATAACAGAAAATCTCCAGACGCCAGAGTGTCCTCCTGGTTTTAAATGTGACTTAAACCAGTGAGGAGCTTTGGTTGCACTCGACATTGAGCAGGTTTAATATGTTTATAATGCAGCTTGCCCTGGACTATAACTTAGAAAAATAGCACTAAATTTGTTTTCATAGATTTTAAGcagtttctgtgttttcctcAGGTACTGGGGTTGTCACCAGTGTACCTTCTGATTCTCCCGATGACATCGCTGCTCTCAGAGACATCAAAAAGAAACAGGTGAGGTCACAGACCTGTCAAACTAACATCCTTTTATGTCACCTTTCAAGCTTGTATGCATCAAATGaagtctgctgcagagaaacaacacagtaaacagcacatcagaaactttaaatgtattgaaaaaaacCTTTGAATTGAAATTTCTAAAGCACAATATGCTGTGCTATTTGCTTATGTTCAGTTGCTCTACATTCCTTGTTCCcaagtaaaataaacattaaagaaatgtcTATTGTGTAAGCATGCATTTCATTTAGCAGTTTatgaatgtttctttatttttgtaatctGAAAGGCTCTGCGGGAGAAGTACGGCATTGAGGACAAGATGGTGTTGCCTTTTGAGCCGGTAAGCTGATCTGCCAACGCCAGATTTTATTCAAGGTTCATGGAACATATCAATCCTAGCAATTAGACCAACTCAGAAATGCTGAATGCAGCCTCAGTCaatgtgtttgtatctgtttgtgcatgtcagGTCCCTATCATCGAGATCCCAGGCTACGGGaatctctctgctcctctggtGTGCGATGAGCTGAAGATCCAGAGCCAGAATGACAAGGAGAAGCTGGCTGAGGCCAAGGAGAAAGTCTACCTTAAAGGATTTTATGAAGGGGTGAGTCCCATTAATGGTTAATGAGGTAAATAAAAAGCAACCTAGGTCAGCATAATGCAGCCCCTCTGAAACCCCCCCCCTATGGATtgaatgttaagatttgaagcGTTTACAATTTATACTGCAGCTGCATACTGAAAGTGATTCAAAGCTTACGGCGGGactaaaacatttataaactgGCTATGGGCCACCCTGAATttgtaccacacacacacacacacacacacacacacacacacacacacacacacagcagtggggtgaaaactttttaaatcttattttatatAACTCTTTTGTTCCCATCAGGACATTATATCACAAATCACATCAACATTTTCAATTCAGCTGTTGTGACTGACAGAATATTTCAAATTTGAATTACTTTAATGTTGACACAGCAGCATATCAAGCTGAGCATAATCCAAAAGTGTACACTGAGTATGTGTTCTCCATCTGAGCATTTCAAGTGTGAGttctatatttatgtgtatCACTTCTTGTCTCAGATCATGCTGGTCGACGGCTTCAAGGGCCAGAAGGTCCAGGATGTCAAAAAACCCATCCAGAAGATGATGGTTGAGAGGGTAAGAAATACAACCTTGTACCTGCTGCATGGTGCATACACAAATAACATGCAGTAGAACTGTGAAAAACGTAGATTTTATTCACGATGTTTATCAAGACTGTGTGTTCCtcactgtttttatatataactatattttatatatattttttacattatgcaGTCCTTAAAAATGACCTGTAATAATATTGCTCTCTACCAATCTCTCACAGGGTGAGGCCATGGTCTACATGGAGCCAGAAAAACAGGTCATGTCCCGCTCAGCTGATGAGTGTGTGGTGGCTCTCTGTGACCAGTGGTGGGTGAACTCAGATAGCAAAAACTTTATACTCAAATAAACCTTAAGTGTGTTATTCGGTAGAGAGAAGAAATGCtttgctcttcttcttttttttttgataagcCATGTGCtaatgtttcatgtgttttccAGGTATTTGGACTATGGGGATGCAGAGTGGAAGCAGAAGGCACATGAAGCCCTAAAGCCTTTGGAGACGTAAGACACAATTCCCTCCCCCCCTGTTTTTACATGTGCAGtgtaatgtttaatgtttgggGTTCCTGTGAAGGTCTAGACAATCAAGCATTGATTGTAGAAAGTGAATGCATTGCCTGTCATTAGTATTTGCAATAATAGTCCAAATTCAAAAAGATACATTAATTGATCTTTTacttttctgctctcttttgccTCACAGATTTTGCGAGGAGACCAGGAGAAACTTTGAGGCTACTCTGGCGTGGCTGCAGGAACATGCCTGCTCTCGTACCTACGGACTAGGTGAGCGTTCCCCTctctggtttgtgtttgtgagtgatTGTGTGAGGACTGCCTGGTTGCGGCTACAAAAATAATTGTCTTGTGTGTTCAGGTGGAAACATTCTGACACTGTGGTTTCTAGTCTATAGATGGAGACAGAGAACAGTCGATAAAGCCTCTCGCAGCAGTCTGCCTTTCTTTTCAACTGTCCTGGAATAGATACAGACTGAGGGCCAGCTGGCATACAGTACAGTGCAGGTCTGTCTGTTAGAGACTCCGTCTGTGCAAATACAAATAGAAGTTTTCTGACTATGAAGAGCAAGGTTTTGACTGTTAGGTGCCGGTTCTACAGATTGCCTTAACTTTCCTTAACTGTAGGAGAAAAATACTATGCAATGTCTCCCAATAAACAATGGCTATAGATCTAAAGATCAAatgttaaaatgcaaaaaacattttctttaaatgaagataatattgttatttttaagtcaaaatcaaatgaaagtaaaaatgttgtttccaaGAGTAGatgcttttttgtttatttgatatgACGTGTAAACATTTCTCCTTGAATGTTGCacacatcttttatttttgtggcTCATGAAAGTGAATTACTTGTGGAGCtcacacaacattttttttaaatatccaaagCTGTTATTGGATCATAAAGGAGGTTCACAGGAGAAACATAATCATGAGATTAGTGCATTGGAGGCTGCATATTTTCATCaatagtcccccccccccccccccccccatacgcTTAGCCcttttaaatgatcaaataatGTATGTGAGGAAATGTAGCAATTAAGGGAATGAAAAGTAAGTTAGTGTTGTGTGCCAAAGCAGAAGGTTAGCAAGATTACAGAATAAAGTGCATTACTTATTCTATTGTTGGAGTGATTTTATTTAGCACTAAGATGGAACCAGCTCTAAAAGACGGCAAAAGTAACAATAAGGATTTGTTAGCACAAATACAcccattctctctctttataaTTCAATGTctctttcatcctctctcttGGATGTGCGTGTTTCTTTCTCGTTCTCACGATTTGtggcaatgtgtgtgtgtgtgtgtctgtctgtgcgtGCCTCCTGGTTACCATAGGGACTCGGCTGCCTTGGGACGAGCAGTGGCTGATTGAGTCACTATCAGACTCCACCATCTACATGGCTTACTACACTGTAGCACACCTCCTCCAGGGAGGCGTGCTCAACGGGCAGGGAGCTTCACCACTGGGCATCAAGTATGGaaacaatacacacaaatgcacgCTACATAAAGacccactacacacacacacacacacacacacacacacacacacacacacacacacacacacacacacacacacacacacacacacacacacacacacacactacaattAATAAGGATTAAGCCTTAACTGATTGTCTCTGCTTCATGTTTTGCTGCCTCTCCTTCTCTTGTCCTTCTCATGCAGCTGTCGAACAAACCACCTGTGTGGTTCaccagagggagaaaaaaacttCTCATTTAATTAATACTTTTGACATTGCACATGACAGGTGTTTCTTTTAAGAGTCCACAAAAGTTGATTTCATTCTCAGTGTTCATCTATTGAACAACAGCAAATTTAATATACACAACGTCCTCTCAAGGACAAATGCTCCCagttaaaaactgttttaagaAAATCAATGTATAGCTCAATACTCATTAAGTATCCCCTAATCTCTTCCTCCGCatgagaaaaggaaagagaagtGAAACTCTGTCACACTGAGGCATTTAATCACTTCTTTTCACCTTGTTTCCACCCAATACATCCCCGGTTTTACCCTTCACACTTctcgtctctgtttttttgcCCAACAGGCCGGAGCAGATGACCAGAGAGGTGTGGGACTTTATCTTCTTTAAGACTTCTCCTTTCCCAAAGACCGATATCCCTAAAGAGCATCTGCAGAGGCTGAGGAGAGAGTTTGAGTACTGGTACCCTGTCGATGTCCGTGTGTCGGGCAAAGACCTGGTGCCAAACCACCTGTCCTACTACCTTTACAACCATGTGGCTATGTGGCCCAAAGACAGGTGAGTGTGCAGTATGTGATTGATCACTGCAGATAGTGGGAACAACAGAATGAGGAGCAAGACTGATGGCTTTGTAGTGTGATTTATTCAGGGGATTTAAGAGCTAAAGATGGAGTCTGTTTAGACAAAACATTGTAGAACAGAGATCGATTAGTGTACTTGTAGTTTTAGGAAGAGTGTTAACGTGGAATTACTATATCAGCAAAAATGTCGGATAGAAACATTGATGCCACTTTCATGACTGTACAGTGAATGTAAACCTACTGCAAGCATTAAACATAGTTTATCATGCCATCCAGAAACATGCAGATCGGAAGAATGATTCAAATCCTGACTGTAAAAAACTATGTCCAGGGTTGAGTTAGGCTATCTTATTTACAGATCCTTATCATGAACTGTTCGCTCAATAACTACAACGAAGTCTGTGGCATGATCCATACTTTACCTGAATTCCTGTTCCACACCTAGCACAGCGATAACAATCACTTGGAGCACAATAGTTCCCCATCACCAGTGTAGGACATAGCACTTAACAAACTCCCCTTTCTGCCCGATTTGATTTTGAACTTCGACTGTAATGTTGTATATGTACTTTGAGGGAAATCTTACATGTTAATATGACAATACATTACCCTTGTTTTCTCTTCCCTCTAAATTGTGTTTGTATTGTGATTTAATTTTTGTTGAACTCTTGCACAGACTGTTTTGTAATTAAAACACAACCCTGGAATGCAGAACTTTGTGTCAAACCACTTTTCAATACATTTAATTGGTGTTCTTCCTTTTGGTTAGGTTCAGGTCACTGTATTGTACCCATAGTTACATTTGTCTGCAGGGAGAGTCACATGTACTGAATGAAGCACAGacaatacacaaaacataaaacgtGCAAATGCATGGTACATTGGTACATGGGTAAAAGTGGGGAAGTTTGCCGATTCCAATCGTACAATTTGATAGACATGTTGATCCGTCAAAGTTATAGAGCTTAGAATGTTAAAATagataattaataaataaataaatgaaccatTAAGCAGCATGACATCAGCTTCCTAGCTCTCTGTACATACATACAAGACCTTTATGAACCAACAACCACATCAAGCAGTTATTATAAATTATACGGATGAGTCAGAAGTGGAAAATATGCCCAATAATGTAATCATAATAACAAGTAATACATCCCCTAAATccattttctgcttcaacatCTCATTTAAAAAGCTTGAGCTGCAGTCTTGAACGACCTCAACTTGTTATACTGATGATACTCATGAACTTCATATTAACCCACACATCGTTTGGTCCACAGTGGGAAATGGCCACAGGCAGTGCGAGCCAATGGCCATCTGCTCCTGAACTCTGATAAGGTGTGTCAGATATCTGATTGTTGTATTTACCAGTGAAAATCACACTAATGAATATTTCTACAGATTTGCTAACGATATTACCATTGTTATATTTAGCGGCTGACCTTTTGTAATACCAATGTGTCAGTAATTACCTTGTGTTTGATGCTGATACTTTGAGTGCGTGCTGTTTATTTACACAGGCTTTGACCTGATGGTTGTGCTTTGTAAGGGATTTGTGTAGGAGGTTTCGCTTGAAAGATTCTGCCCGCTAACAtctgttgtctctctttttttatttttatttttttaccagatgTCTAAATCAACTGGAAACTTCCTCACTCTCACCGAGGCCATTCAGAAGTTTTCAGCAGATGGTACACTCttctgattcttcttcttcttcttcttcttctttttcttgattCTTGATGTATCTCCCGcctgtgttctgtttttttacctttcacTCTTGTCCTCTCTCAACATCTCTGtcatgttttattgaaatgtggAGAAACCCATCAGGTGTCATCTAGACTAGATTGCAATGTGTTTCTATAGTCCATGGATCATTAACCTTGATTAGATTatcagcatcttttttttccctcgcAGTGAAGATAATAAGAGAACGCCCCATCTTTCTATGATAGGTGAGGTGTTGATATTTGGATTGCTAAGCTAGTGAATGCTACAGATCTGTTATGTTGGTCTGTAAGTAATGAGTTtctgtttaattatttatgatTAATACTTTAATCAAACTGTTACCTGTAAGGCTGCATACACTCAGCATGATCTTTCTACAAGGAGCAATGCATTAATGTCCAGGAGCTTTTTGATCTTAGTTGAAAGTAAGTGTACCAATCAATCATTAAATATCCTGTATTTATCGGATAGTGCTTCTGGTGTTCTATTGGATAGTGCAACCCATCGAGATGTGTTACCATGCAGCTCTGTGCAGTACAGGTAGCATTATTTGATAGGGGCCATTGGTCTATCGAGATAGGCTTCCtccaaaatgttaaataaatgttttattagagAGCATCAAAACATGCTTCACAGTTCCTCACAGTGCAAATGCAACGAGTAGTGGTGTTTAAAAGTGATCCTGCACTGGTGGCATAATTTGATCGGGGATAATTGTCCATGGAGATAAGCTTCCCTGAAACCTTTCTACTAGAAACTTGCTCCCCATATTGTGACGATGCATATGGAGTGAGCGGTTTAATTAAGTTATTTTGTTCTGCTAGCATTATTTCATAGGGGATACTCAAAGCCTCTGCTATCATTTCGTGCGATGGTAATATTTTAAGACAAGGCAGCACATCTCAACGGAATACCAGAGAGGCAGCAGCTCATGTTGGTCTCtccacagaaagaaaaaaaaaatgcaga contains the following coding sequences:
- the lars1 gene encoding leucine--tRNA ligase, cytoplasmic, with translation MTERKGTAKLDFLRKIEQEIQEKWEKEKAFEIDAPTTVGESTNKNKYFVTFPYPYMNGRLHLGHTFSLSKCEFGVGYQSLKGKKCLFPFGLHCTGMPIKACADKLKREMELYGNPPQFPDEDEEEKEKPQTFSDEIIIKDKAKGKKSKAVAKSGSSTFQWDIMRSLGLNDKEISKFAHAEHWLEYFPPLAIKDLKQMGVKVDWRRSFITTDVNPFYDSFVRWQFVTLKERKKIKFGKRYTIYSPKDGQPCMDHDRQTGEGVGPQEYTLIKMKMVEPYTAKFKSKVFYSSGMKGKNIFLVAATMRPETMFGQTNCWVRPDMKYIAFETTSGDIFICTSRSARNMSYQGFTKENGVVPVVMEILGQDILGCALSAPLTSYKIIYALPMLTIKEDKGTGVVTSVPSDSPDDIAALRDIKKKQALREKYGIEDKMVLPFEPVPIIEIPGYGNLSAPLVCDELKIQSQNDKEKLAEAKEKVYLKGFYEGIMLVDGFKGQKVQDVKKPIQKMMVERGEAMVYMEPEKQVMSRSADECVVALCDQWYLDYGDAEWKQKAHEALKPLETFCEETRRNFEATLAWLQEHACSRTYGLGTRLPWDEQWLIESLSDSTIYMAYYTVAHLLQGGVLNGQGASPLGIKPEQMTREVWDFIFFKTSPFPKTDIPKEHLQRLRREFEYWYPVDVRVSGKDLVPNHLSYYLYNHVAMWPKDSGKWPQAVRANGHLLLNSDKMSKSTGNFLTLTEAIQKFSADGMRLALADAGDTVEDANFVETMADAGILRLYTWVEWVKEMIANQNNLRTGPADTINDRVFASEMNAGILKTEQHYDRMMYKEALKSGFFEFQAAKDKYRELAIEGMHRELVFKFIEKQTLLLAPICPHLCEYTWSLLGKAGSLRKASWPVAGPVDEILIRSSQYLMETAHDLRLRFKAYMQPPKNKKGDSKPPAKPSHCTIYVAKSYPPWQHSALSLLGKHYKSNNGALPDNKVIANELGALPELKKYMKRVMPFVAMIKENLEKNGPRVLDLELEFDERAVLMENLVYLTNSLELEQIDVLFASEADDKVKEDCCPGKPFSVFRTEPGVSVSLVNPQPANGLFSTNVDIRQGDSRDSVVRRLAKVNRLIKDLSRVKLMRYEDPVLGPRRVPVLGHEERGKLQISTKSVFNVNLEEKKVTLADNGLSVDIGDTLVYLVQ